The Ornithodoros turicata isolate Travis chromosome 9, ASM3712646v1, whole genome shotgun sequence genome includes a region encoding these proteins:
- the LOC135368625 gene encoding cyclic AMP-dependent transcription factor ATF-6 alpha-like has product MEVLQDGDPNFRADNMFSQEDYNFIFKELSEDGIYEALLQDLSPTDSLSFFDKHLPLDSISLPDSMSLPDSMSLPDVDDINIKMEPSSPGSSTQSSCSFPDPDLFLNDVSTVEQAYANDGAASGGEGSVPETPPDTPPNEAGFSTPPHHFLDSPAVTVTVTTEPHEMVTSSAVPFTPVSLTPPLVSTVVNGGTGTTQGTVVDAGGTQTLMLTAEEFAQLTSRGVLTLKTSPVAPKPAPAVVPAATSLPVIRGARVPVVKATIKTEPITAPKAHKILLGSANALFQHADNKALKRQQRMIKNRESACLSRRKRKEYVQKLELQVRDLNNQNSRLREENMRLRHRVAQLEGESLAQKKVPVSGALKKTTALLAVVFMLSLNIAPISVMLSGGGQNAAGGVALPLQQHRMGRSLLWSQSDMPSDDSPYGPDIPSDSDLAASASEFLDGLHGPHVNASSKCPTYINQTESRRLETELRGFVLRVETESLRRKQQRKVRLPRPAKPSSLKPKLWAWAYRTVYATDWHAHRGQNFLQLYKASHRNYEEFYQAIDRRDDTFYFVSFSGDHLLLSAAPQNRTSRPKMSLVMPAMMLNESVGHSKDHVTLMQIDCEVTNTKMVYVKESVIPPHLREPPENRTQGADAPPSNTSESNVGPADASTLIKVPPRALRRRSARPPRGGGQ; this is encoded by the exons ATGGAAGTGTTGCAGGACGGTGACCCGAACTTCCGAGCTGACAACATGTTCTCGCAGGAGGACTACAATTTCA TATTTAAAGAGCTGAGCGAGGATGGCATATATGAAGCCCTCCTACAG GACTTGAGTCCGACCGACAGCCTGAGCTTCTTTGACAAGCACCTGCCGTTGGACTCAATCAGTCTGCCAGACTCTATGAGCCTGCCAGACTCTATGAGCCTGCCAGATGTAGACGACATCAATATCAAGATGGAGCCATCCTCTCCAGGCTCTTCCACGCAGTCGTCTTGCAGTTTTCCTGATCCTGATTTATTTCTAAATGAC GTAAGCACAGTCGAACAAGCATATGCTAATGACGGAGCGGCGTCTGGTGGTGAGGGGTCAGTACCTGAGACACCACCGGACACGCCTCCAAACGAGGCTGGCTTCAGCACACCTCCCCACCACTTCCTAGACAGTCCAGCGGTCACTGTTACCGTGACAACAGAGCCGCACGAAATGGTCACATCAAGTGCAGTGCCTTTCACGCCAGTATCGCTCACCCCACCATTGGTGTCTACAGTCGTCAACGGTGGAACTGGCACCACACAGGGCACGGTTGTGGATGCCG gAGGGACACAGACGCTGATGCTCACCGCTGAGGAGTTTGCCCAGCTGACTTCTAGAGGAGTGCTCACGCTCAAGACCTCTCCCGTGGCTCCAAAGCCCGCTCCTGCTGTTGTCCCCGCAGCTACATCCCTTCCTGTTATAAGGGGGGCTAGGGTGCCTGTAGTAAAGGCAACTATTAAGACAGAACCCATCACCGCTCCTAAGGCTCACAAGATCCTCTTGGGTAGTGCCAACGCCCTGTTTCAACATGCTGAC AACAAAGCATTAAAAAGGCAACAAAGGATGATAAAAAACAGGGAGTCTGCCTGCTTATCTAGACGGAAGAGGAAAGAA tATGTACAGAAACTAGAACTCCAAGTTCGGGACCTAAACAACCAGAACTCTAGGTTGAGAGAAGAAAACATGCGACTTAGGCATCGAGTAGCTCAACTTGAGGGAGAG TCCCTAGCACAGAAAAAAGTACCTGTATCCGGAGCGCTGAAGAAAACAACAGCTCTTTTGGCTGTGGTGTTCATGTTGTCTCTCAATATAGCACCCATAAG TGTTATGCTGTCAGGAGGAGGACAAAACGCTGCAGGAGGAGTCGCGTTACCATTACAACAACACCGCATGGGACGGTCGCTTTTGTGGTCACAGTCAGACATGCCGTCAGATGACAGCCCATATGGACCTGACATTCCTTCAGACTCGGACCTAGCTGCCTCAGCTAGTGAGTTCCTCGATGGCTTGCACGGGCCTCATGTAAATGCATCATCAAAATGTCCAACTTACATTAACCAAACTGAGTCTCGCAG GCTCGAAACAGAGCTCCGCGGGTTTGTTCTTCGTGTTGAAACAGAAAGCTTGAGGCGGAAACAGCAACGAAAAGTGAGGTTACCGAGGCCTGCAAAGCCATCGTCACTAAAGCCCAAGCTTTGGGCATGGGCATACAGGACTGTCTATGCAACAGACTG GCATGCCCATAGGGGCCAAAACTTCCTACAGCTTTACAAAGCGTCACATCGTAATTATGAAGAGTTCTACCAGGCGATTGACAGGAGGGATGATACTTTCTACTTCGTCTCCTTCTCTGGG GATCACCTCCTCCTCTCTGCTGCACCTCAGAATCGTACCAGCAGGCCTAAAATGTCACTCGTGATGCCTGCTATGATGCTCAATG AATCAGTGGGCCATTCTAAGGACCACGTAACCTTAATGCAAATAGACTGTGAAGTGACAAACACTAAGATGGTGTACGTGAAAGAGTCTGTGATACCACCCCATCTAAGAGAGCCACCTGAAAATCGGACACAAGGTGCCGATGCCCCACCCAGCAACACCTCCGAAAGCAATGTTGGTCCAGCAGATGCGAGTACCCTTATCAAGGTACCCCCAAGAGCTCTACGACGACGGAGTGCTAGACCACCTCGAGGCGGTGGACAGTGA
- the LOC135368629 gene encoding iron-sulfur cluster transfer protein NUBPL-like has translation MALPKRLSFVHAYLFSRNLPLCTVPFGYRTFSSHDNPLGVKGGNVSPAQDRAKRGLPKKFPVAGVKHVVLVASGKGGVGKSTTAVNLALALSQAEQRCSVGLLDADVYGPSIPRMMNLSGEPEVTSQNLIKPLVNYGIKCMSMGFLVDERSAIVWRGLMVMSAIEKLLRQVVWGPLDYLVVDMPPGTGDTQLSISQNIPVSGAIIVTTPQAVALTDARKGAEMFAKVNVPVLGLVQNMSSLKCTNCGHKMHVFGKDGAVELAKEMGLDILGDVPLDLEIRETSDSGQPIVASNINSVLADVYRSIARKVIQKLPY, from the exons ATGGCGTTACCGAAGCGTCTATCATTCGTACACGCATATTTATTTAGTAGAAACTTGCCTTTATGTACTGTTCCTTTCGGATATAGGACCTTTTCGTCGCACGACAACCCACTG GGCGTAAAGGGTGGAAATGTTTCTCCTGCGCAAGACAGGGCGAAGAGGGGTCTTCCTAAGAAATTTCCAGTCGCGGGGGTTAAGCACGTTGTACTCGTTGCATCCGGCAAAGGAGGTGTCGGAAAGTCCACAACGGCAG TGAACTTGGCCCTGGCATTGTCACAAGCTGAACAG AGGTGCTCCGTTGGTCTACTGGATGCTGATGTGTACGGCCCGTCGATACCACGAATGATGAATCTGAGTGGCGAACCAGAAGTCACAAGcc AAAATCTAATAAAGCCTCTAGTCAACTACGGAATTAAGTG CATGTCAATGGGATTTCTCGTTGACGAGAGATCCGCCATTGTTTGGAGGGGACTCATGGTGATGTCTGCCATAGAAAAACTTCTTCGACAG GTAGTGTGGGGACCACTTGACTACCTCGTTGTCGATATGCCACCGGGAACGGGTGATACCCAGCTGTCTATCTCGCAGAATATTCCAGTCTCAG GTGCAATCATAGTGACTACGCCGCAGGCTGTAGCTCTGACGGATgcacggaaaggagctgaaatgTTTGCCAAAGTGAACGTTCCTGTGTTGGGACTGGTGCAGAATATGAGCAGTTTGAAATGTACCAACTGCGGCCATAAGATGCACGTCTTTGGGAAAGATGGCGCTGTGGAGCTGGCGAAGGAAATGGGTCTCGATATATTAG GGGACGTGCCACTAGACCTGGAGATTAGAGAAACTTCCGACAGCGGACAGCCGATTGTGGCATCAAACATCAACTCTGTTCTG gcTGATGTCTACAGGTCAATTGCCAGAAAGGTCATTCAGAAGTTGCCCTATTGA